A stretch of the Nothobranchius furzeri strain GRZ-AD chromosome 5, NfurGRZ-RIMD1, whole genome shotgun sequence genome encodes the following:
- the pou2f2b gene encoding POU domain, class 2, transcription factor 2 isoform X3: MTKTAAIAAKDFSSMWLPDIRMSKLVEVEKVGADSPLEATESERNGPESNHQSLKISPFPLSPNLNSSKSKMDESAEMSPGLPSSHGPTPSQTALQHTQLMLTGSQLAGLTALLPAQQQLLLQQAQAQLLAAAVQQSNAAAHAAHAAAQANQQAQAAAAANQQAQQQQQQQAGQQVHSQSQGQSTQEQNTQSVPVPPPQLTLSQPIQLTAQDIQQLLQLQQLVLVPGHPLPSPAQFLLPQAQQGQQGLLSTPNLIPLPQQNQGSLLSAPARMGLQTQVQRDKSVDLSGSGGMTAAPSVTSHPDEPSDLEELEQFARTFKQRRIKLGFTQGDVGLAMGKLYGNDFSQTTISRFEALNLSFKNMCKLKPLLEKWLNDAETMSIDSTLPSPSSLSSPSLGFEGIPGRRRKKRTSIETNVRVALERSFLTNQKPTSEEILLIAEQLNMEKEVIRVWFCNRRQKEKRINPSSATPPLPSQPPAAPQTHKPPCYSPHMMSSQLSQAVTNLSSTTATTMSSICPLTSSLTSTHPSLTSTHPPLSSTPSPVTPPPPPRSTASPATPSHNTLNLNTGLWRMGKKNGDMSNYITDFAANLRNTVMGVNTGMNHALLGNNPLATIQALAASGGQLPLSTLEGGSKVLLGASGGQGGALPSSLFLNHPTLLHMGQNPGAGLVSAAVAKVSQASPFPSASSISPTPCSPSPCSSPASSCSSSEMAHSPSCLGGPKIE, encoded by the exons atGACCAAGACAGCAGCAATAGCAGCGAAGGACTTCTCCAGTATGTGGTTGCCAG ACATCAGGATGTCGAAGCTCGTGGAGGTTGAGAAGGTCGGGGCTGACTCGCCTTTAGAGGCCACAG AGTCAGAGCGGAATGGACCCGAATCAAATCACCAG TCTCTGAAAATCAGCCCGTTCCCCCTGTCGCCAAACCTGAACAGCAGCAAG AGTAAGATGGACGAGAGTGCTGAAATGTCCCCGGGCCTCCCCTCCTCTCACGGCCCGACCCCCTCACAAACAGCTCTGCAGCACACACAGCTGATGCTGACCGGCTCCCAGCTCGCGGGG CTGACAGCTTTATTGCCAGCTCAGCAGCAGCTACTGCTACAGCAGGCTCAGGCTCAGCTCCTGGCCGCCGCCGTGCAGCAGTCCAACGCGGCGGCTCACGCTGCCCACGCAGCCGCCCAAGCCAATCAGCAAGCTCAGGCAGCTGCAGCGGCGAATCAGCaggcccagcagcagcagcagcagcaagcgGGGCAGCAGGTTCACTCTCAGTCCCAGGGACAGAGCACACAGGAGCAAAACACCCAAAGCGTCCCTGTCcctcctcctcagctcaccctCTCCCAGCCCATCCAGCTCACCGCCCAG GACATCCAGCAGCTGCTGCAGCTTCAACAGCTGGTGTTGGTGCCTGGTCACCCACTTCCATCCCCAGCCCAGTTCCTCCTCCCACAGGCGCAGCAGGGCCAGCAAG GACTCTTATCGACACCAAATCTTATTCCGCTACCTCAGCAGAACCAGGGGAGCCTCCTTTCTGCTCCGGCTAGAATGGGGCTGCAGACACAG GTGCAGCGCGATAAGAGCGTGGATTTGAGCGGCAGCGGAGGCATGACCGCGGCACCCTCTGTGACCTCTCACCCCGACGAGCCCAGCGACCTGGAAGAGCTCGAACAGTTTGCTCGCACTTTTAAACAGAGACGCATCAAACTGGGCTTCACGCAG GGAGACGTGGGCTTGGCCATGGGGAAGCTCTACGGGAACGACTTCAGTCAGACCACCATCTCCCGCTTTGAGGCGCTCAACCTGAGCTTCAAGAACATGTGCAAGCTGAAGCCTCTGCTGGAGAAGTGGCTCAACGACGCAG AGACCATGTCCATCGACAGCACCCTGCCCAGTCCCAGCTCCCTGTCCTCCCCTTCACTGGGCTTTGAGGGGATTCCGGGTCGCCGCAGAAAGAAAAGAACCAGCATTGAGACGAATGTCCGAGTGGCCCTAGAACGATCCTTCCTGACT AACCAGAAGCCCACCTCCGAGGAGATCCTGTTGATCGCTGAGCAGCTTAACATGGAGAAGGAGGTGATCCGGGTCTGGTTCTGCAACCGCCGGCAGAAAGAGAAGCGCATCAATCCCAGCAGCGCCACCCCTCCGCTGCCCAGTCAGCCCCCCGCTGCCCCGCAGACGCACAAACCGCCGTGCTATAGCCCCCACATG ATGTCCAGCCAGCTGTCCCAGGCCGTGACCAACCTCAGCAGCACAACAGCCACCACCATGTCCTCCATCTGCCCCTTGACTTCCAGCCTCACCTCTACTCACCCCTCTCTCACCTCCACCCACCCCCCTCTGAGCTCCACGCCCTCCCCAGTgacacctcctcctccccctcgcaGCACAGCCAGCCCTGCCACTCCCAGCCACAACACACTCAACCTAAACACAGG TCTGTGGCGCATGGGTAAAAAGAATGGTGACATGTCCAACTACATCACTGACTTTGCTGCAAATTTGAG GAACACTGTGATGGGAGTTAACACGGGGATGAACCACGCCCTCCTCGGTAACAATCCCCTGGCAACTatccaag CTCTGGCAGCCAGTGGTGGCCAGCTGCCTCTTTCCACTCTTGAGGGCGGCAGCAAGGTGTTGCTGGGGGCCTCTGGGGGCCAAGGAGGGGCCCTCCCCTCCTCCCTCTTCCTCAACCACCCCACCCTCCTCCACATGGGCCAAAATCCCGGCGCCGGATTGGTCAGTGCCGCTGTAGCCAAAGTGTCCCAGGCCTCCCCCTTCCCTTCAGCCAGCAGCATCAGCCCCACACCCtgttccccctccccctgctctaGCCCCGCCTCTTCCTGCTCCTCCAGCGAAATGGCACACAGCCCATCCTGCCTGGGCGGGCCCAAGATCGAGTGA
- the pou2f2b gene encoding POU domain, class 2, transcription factor 2 isoform X4: METVTDGSTDIRMSKLVEVEKVGADSPLEATESERNGPESNHQSLKISPFPLSPNLNSSKSKMDESAEMSPGLPSSHGPTPSQTALQHTQLMLTGSQLAGLTALLPAQQQLLLQQAQAQLLAAAVQQSNAAAHAAHAAAQANQQAQAAAAANQQAQQQQQQQAGQQVHSQSQGQSTQEQNTQSVPVPPPQLTLSQPIQLTAQDIQQLLQLQQLVLVPGHPLPSPAQFLLPQAQQGQQGLLSTPNLIPLPQQNQGSLLSAPARMGLQTQVQRDKSVDLSGSGGMTAAPSVTSHPDEPSDLEELEQFARTFKQRRIKLGFTQGDVGLAMGKLYGNDFSQTTISRFEALNLSFKNMCKLKPLLEKWLNDAETMSIDSTLPSPSSLSSPSLGFEGIPGRRRKKRTSIETNVRVALERSFLTNQKPTSEEILLIAEQLNMEKEVIRVWFCNRRQKEKRINPSSATPPLPSQPPAAPQTHKPPCYSPHMMSSQLSQAVTNLSSTTATTMSSICPLTSSLTSTHPSLTSTHPPLSSTPSPVTPPPPPRSTASPATPSHNTLNLNTGLWRMGKKNGDMSNYITDFAANLRNTVMGVNTGMNHALLGNNPLATIQALAASGGQLPLSTLEGGSKVLLGASGGQGGALPSSLFLNHPTLLHMGQNPGAGLVSAAVAKVSQASPFPSASSISPTPCSPSPCSSPASSCSSSEMAHSPSCLGGPKIE; the protein is encoded by the exons ACATCAGGATGTCGAAGCTCGTGGAGGTTGAGAAGGTCGGGGCTGACTCGCCTTTAGAGGCCACAG AGTCAGAGCGGAATGGACCCGAATCAAATCACCAG TCTCTGAAAATCAGCCCGTTCCCCCTGTCGCCAAACCTGAACAGCAGCAAG AGTAAGATGGACGAGAGTGCTGAAATGTCCCCGGGCCTCCCCTCCTCTCACGGCCCGACCCCCTCACAAACAGCTCTGCAGCACACACAGCTGATGCTGACCGGCTCCCAGCTCGCGGGG CTGACAGCTTTATTGCCAGCTCAGCAGCAGCTACTGCTACAGCAGGCTCAGGCTCAGCTCCTGGCCGCCGCCGTGCAGCAGTCCAACGCGGCGGCTCACGCTGCCCACGCAGCCGCCCAAGCCAATCAGCAAGCTCAGGCAGCTGCAGCGGCGAATCAGCaggcccagcagcagcagcagcagcaagcgGGGCAGCAGGTTCACTCTCAGTCCCAGGGACAGAGCACACAGGAGCAAAACACCCAAAGCGTCCCTGTCcctcctcctcagctcaccctCTCCCAGCCCATCCAGCTCACCGCCCAG GACATCCAGCAGCTGCTGCAGCTTCAACAGCTGGTGTTGGTGCCTGGTCACCCACTTCCATCCCCAGCCCAGTTCCTCCTCCCACAGGCGCAGCAGGGCCAGCAAG GACTCTTATCGACACCAAATCTTATTCCGCTACCTCAGCAGAACCAGGGGAGCCTCCTTTCTGCTCCGGCTAGAATGGGGCTGCAGACACAG GTGCAGCGCGATAAGAGCGTGGATTTGAGCGGCAGCGGAGGCATGACCGCGGCACCCTCTGTGACCTCTCACCCCGACGAGCCCAGCGACCTGGAAGAGCTCGAACAGTTTGCTCGCACTTTTAAACAGAGACGCATCAAACTGGGCTTCACGCAG GGAGACGTGGGCTTGGCCATGGGGAAGCTCTACGGGAACGACTTCAGTCAGACCACCATCTCCCGCTTTGAGGCGCTCAACCTGAGCTTCAAGAACATGTGCAAGCTGAAGCCTCTGCTGGAGAAGTGGCTCAACGACGCAG AGACCATGTCCATCGACAGCACCCTGCCCAGTCCCAGCTCCCTGTCCTCCCCTTCACTGGGCTTTGAGGGGATTCCGGGTCGCCGCAGAAAGAAAAGAACCAGCATTGAGACGAATGTCCGAGTGGCCCTAGAACGATCCTTCCTGACT AACCAGAAGCCCACCTCCGAGGAGATCCTGTTGATCGCTGAGCAGCTTAACATGGAGAAGGAGGTGATCCGGGTCTGGTTCTGCAACCGCCGGCAGAAAGAGAAGCGCATCAATCCCAGCAGCGCCACCCCTCCGCTGCCCAGTCAGCCCCCCGCTGCCCCGCAGACGCACAAACCGCCGTGCTATAGCCCCCACATG ATGTCCAGCCAGCTGTCCCAGGCCGTGACCAACCTCAGCAGCACAACAGCCACCACCATGTCCTCCATCTGCCCCTTGACTTCCAGCCTCACCTCTACTCACCCCTCTCTCACCTCCACCCACCCCCCTCTGAGCTCCACGCCCTCCCCAGTgacacctcctcctccccctcgcaGCACAGCCAGCCCTGCCACTCCCAGCCACAACACACTCAACCTAAACACAGG TCTGTGGCGCATGGGTAAAAAGAATGGTGACATGTCCAACTACATCACTGACTTTGCTGCAAATTTGAG GAACACTGTGATGGGAGTTAACACGGGGATGAACCACGCCCTCCTCGGTAACAATCCCCTGGCAACTatccaag CTCTGGCAGCCAGTGGTGGCCAGCTGCCTCTTTCCACTCTTGAGGGCGGCAGCAAGGTGTTGCTGGGGGCCTCTGGGGGCCAAGGAGGGGCCCTCCCCTCCTCCCTCTTCCTCAACCACCCCACCCTCCTCCACATGGGCCAAAATCCCGGCGCCGGATTGGTCAGTGCCGCTGTAGCCAAAGTGTCCCAGGCCTCCCCCTTCCCTTCAGCCAGCAGCATCAGCCCCACACCCtgttccccctccccctgctctaGCCCCGCCTCTTCCTGCTCCTCCAGCGAAATGGCACACAGCCCATCCTGCCTGGGCGGGCCCAAGATCGAGTGA
- the pou2f2b gene encoding POU domain, class 2, transcription factor 2 isoform X1, giving the protein MFVPLPVPFVFQRTAPDLSAWRLKSPLALRSNSDIRMSKLVEVEKVGADSPLEATESERNGPESNHQSLKISPFPLSPNLNSSKSKMDESAEMSPGLPSSHGPTPSQTALQHTQLMLTGSQLAGLTALLPAQQQLLLQQAQAQLLAAAVQQSNAAAHAAHAAAQANQQAQAAAAANQQAQQQQQQQAGQQVHSQSQGQSTQEQNTQSVPVPPPQLTLSQPIQLTAQDIQQLLQLQQLVLVPGHPLPSPAQFLLPQAQQGQQGLLSTPNLIPLPQQNQGSLLSAPARMGLQTQVQRDKSVDLSGSGGMTAAPSVTSHPDEPSDLEELEQFARTFKQRRIKLGFTQGDVGLAMGKLYGNDFSQTTISRFEALNLSFKNMCKLKPLLEKWLNDAETMSIDSTLPSPSSLSSPSLGFEGIPGRRRKKRTSIETNVRVALERSFLTNQKPTSEEILLIAEQLNMEKEVIRVWFCNRRQKEKRINPSSATPPLPSQPPAAPQTHKPPCYSPHMMSSQLSQAVTNLSSTTATTMSSICPLTSSLTSTHPSLTSTHPPLSSTPSPVTPPPPPRSTASPATPSHNTLNLNTGLWRMGKKNGDMSNYITDFAANLRNTVMGVNTGMNHALLGNNPLATIQALAASGGQLPLSTLEGGSKVLLGASGGQGGALPSSLFLNHPTLLHMGQNPGAGLVSAAVAKVSQASPFPSASSISPTPCSPSPCSSPASSCSSSEMAHSPSCLGGPKIE; this is encoded by the exons ACATCAGGATGTCGAAGCTCGTGGAGGTTGAGAAGGTCGGGGCTGACTCGCCTTTAGAGGCCACAG AGTCAGAGCGGAATGGACCCGAATCAAATCACCAG TCTCTGAAAATCAGCCCGTTCCCCCTGTCGCCAAACCTGAACAGCAGCAAG AGTAAGATGGACGAGAGTGCTGAAATGTCCCCGGGCCTCCCCTCCTCTCACGGCCCGACCCCCTCACAAACAGCTCTGCAGCACACACAGCTGATGCTGACCGGCTCCCAGCTCGCGGGG CTGACAGCTTTATTGCCAGCTCAGCAGCAGCTACTGCTACAGCAGGCTCAGGCTCAGCTCCTGGCCGCCGCCGTGCAGCAGTCCAACGCGGCGGCTCACGCTGCCCACGCAGCCGCCCAAGCCAATCAGCAAGCTCAGGCAGCTGCAGCGGCGAATCAGCaggcccagcagcagcagcagcagcaagcgGGGCAGCAGGTTCACTCTCAGTCCCAGGGACAGAGCACACAGGAGCAAAACACCCAAAGCGTCCCTGTCcctcctcctcagctcaccctCTCCCAGCCCATCCAGCTCACCGCCCAG GACATCCAGCAGCTGCTGCAGCTTCAACAGCTGGTGTTGGTGCCTGGTCACCCACTTCCATCCCCAGCCCAGTTCCTCCTCCCACAGGCGCAGCAGGGCCAGCAAG GACTCTTATCGACACCAAATCTTATTCCGCTACCTCAGCAGAACCAGGGGAGCCTCCTTTCTGCTCCGGCTAGAATGGGGCTGCAGACACAG GTGCAGCGCGATAAGAGCGTGGATTTGAGCGGCAGCGGAGGCATGACCGCGGCACCCTCTGTGACCTCTCACCCCGACGAGCCCAGCGACCTGGAAGAGCTCGAACAGTTTGCTCGCACTTTTAAACAGAGACGCATCAAACTGGGCTTCACGCAG GGAGACGTGGGCTTGGCCATGGGGAAGCTCTACGGGAACGACTTCAGTCAGACCACCATCTCCCGCTTTGAGGCGCTCAACCTGAGCTTCAAGAACATGTGCAAGCTGAAGCCTCTGCTGGAGAAGTGGCTCAACGACGCAG AGACCATGTCCATCGACAGCACCCTGCCCAGTCCCAGCTCCCTGTCCTCCCCTTCACTGGGCTTTGAGGGGATTCCGGGTCGCCGCAGAAAGAAAAGAACCAGCATTGAGACGAATGTCCGAGTGGCCCTAGAACGATCCTTCCTGACT AACCAGAAGCCCACCTCCGAGGAGATCCTGTTGATCGCTGAGCAGCTTAACATGGAGAAGGAGGTGATCCGGGTCTGGTTCTGCAACCGCCGGCAGAAAGAGAAGCGCATCAATCCCAGCAGCGCCACCCCTCCGCTGCCCAGTCAGCCCCCCGCTGCCCCGCAGACGCACAAACCGCCGTGCTATAGCCCCCACATG ATGTCCAGCCAGCTGTCCCAGGCCGTGACCAACCTCAGCAGCACAACAGCCACCACCATGTCCTCCATCTGCCCCTTGACTTCCAGCCTCACCTCTACTCACCCCTCTCTCACCTCCACCCACCCCCCTCTGAGCTCCACGCCCTCCCCAGTgacacctcctcctccccctcgcaGCACAGCCAGCCCTGCCACTCCCAGCCACAACACACTCAACCTAAACACAGG TCTGTGGCGCATGGGTAAAAAGAATGGTGACATGTCCAACTACATCACTGACTTTGCTGCAAATTTGAG GAACACTGTGATGGGAGTTAACACGGGGATGAACCACGCCCTCCTCGGTAACAATCCCCTGGCAACTatccaag CTCTGGCAGCCAGTGGTGGCCAGCTGCCTCTTTCCACTCTTGAGGGCGGCAGCAAGGTGTTGCTGGGGGCCTCTGGGGGCCAAGGAGGGGCCCTCCCCTCCTCCCTCTTCCTCAACCACCCCACCCTCCTCCACATGGGCCAAAATCCCGGCGCCGGATTGGTCAGTGCCGCTGTAGCCAAAGTGTCCCAGGCCTCCCCCTTCCCTTCAGCCAGCAGCATCAGCCCCACACCCtgttccccctccccctgctctaGCCCCGCCTCTTCCTGCTCCTCCAGCGAAATGGCACACAGCCCATCCTGCCTGGGCGGGCCCAAGATCGAGTGA
- the pou2f2b gene encoding POU domain, class 2, transcription factor 2 isoform X2 — MFVPLPVPFVFQRTAPDLSAWRLKSPLALRSNSDIRMSKLVEVEKVGADSPLEATESERNGPESNHQSLKISPFPLSPNLNSSKSKMDESAEMSPGLPSSHGPTPSQTALQHTQLMLTGSQLAGLTALLPAQQQLLLQQAQAQLLAAAVQQSNAAAHAAHAAAQANQQAQAAAAANQQAQQQQQQQAGQQVHSQSQGQSTQEQNTQSVPVPPPQLTLSQPIQLTAQDIQQLLQLQQLVLVPGHPLPSPAQFLLPQAQQGQQGLLSTPNLIPLPQQNQGSLLSAPARMGLQTQVQRDKSVDLSGSGGMTAAPSVTSHPDEPSDLEELEQFARTFKQRRIKLGFTQGDVGLAMGKLYGNDFSQTTISRFEALNLSFKNMCKLKPLLEKWLNDAETMSIDSTLPSPSSLSSPSLGFEGIPGRRRKKRTSIETNVRVALERSFLTNQKPTSEEILLIAEQLNMEKEVIRVWFCNRRQKEKRINPSSATPPLPSQPPAAPQTHKPPCYSPHMMSSQLSQAVTNLSSTTATTMSSICPLTSSLTSTHPSLTSTHPPLSSTPSPVTPPPPPRSTASPATPSHNTLNLNTGLWRMGKKNGDMSNYITDFAANLRNTVMGVNTGMNHALLALAASGGQLPLSTLEGGSKVLLGASGGQGGALPSSLFLNHPTLLHMGQNPGAGLVSAAVAKVSQASPFPSASSISPTPCSPSPCSSPASSCSSSEMAHSPSCLGGPKIE, encoded by the exons ACATCAGGATGTCGAAGCTCGTGGAGGTTGAGAAGGTCGGGGCTGACTCGCCTTTAGAGGCCACAG AGTCAGAGCGGAATGGACCCGAATCAAATCACCAG TCTCTGAAAATCAGCCCGTTCCCCCTGTCGCCAAACCTGAACAGCAGCAAG AGTAAGATGGACGAGAGTGCTGAAATGTCCCCGGGCCTCCCCTCCTCTCACGGCCCGACCCCCTCACAAACAGCTCTGCAGCACACACAGCTGATGCTGACCGGCTCCCAGCTCGCGGGG CTGACAGCTTTATTGCCAGCTCAGCAGCAGCTACTGCTACAGCAGGCTCAGGCTCAGCTCCTGGCCGCCGCCGTGCAGCAGTCCAACGCGGCGGCTCACGCTGCCCACGCAGCCGCCCAAGCCAATCAGCAAGCTCAGGCAGCTGCAGCGGCGAATCAGCaggcccagcagcagcagcagcagcaagcgGGGCAGCAGGTTCACTCTCAGTCCCAGGGACAGAGCACACAGGAGCAAAACACCCAAAGCGTCCCTGTCcctcctcctcagctcaccctCTCCCAGCCCATCCAGCTCACCGCCCAG GACATCCAGCAGCTGCTGCAGCTTCAACAGCTGGTGTTGGTGCCTGGTCACCCACTTCCATCCCCAGCCCAGTTCCTCCTCCCACAGGCGCAGCAGGGCCAGCAAG GACTCTTATCGACACCAAATCTTATTCCGCTACCTCAGCAGAACCAGGGGAGCCTCCTTTCTGCTCCGGCTAGAATGGGGCTGCAGACACAG GTGCAGCGCGATAAGAGCGTGGATTTGAGCGGCAGCGGAGGCATGACCGCGGCACCCTCTGTGACCTCTCACCCCGACGAGCCCAGCGACCTGGAAGAGCTCGAACAGTTTGCTCGCACTTTTAAACAGAGACGCATCAAACTGGGCTTCACGCAG GGAGACGTGGGCTTGGCCATGGGGAAGCTCTACGGGAACGACTTCAGTCAGACCACCATCTCCCGCTTTGAGGCGCTCAACCTGAGCTTCAAGAACATGTGCAAGCTGAAGCCTCTGCTGGAGAAGTGGCTCAACGACGCAG AGACCATGTCCATCGACAGCACCCTGCCCAGTCCCAGCTCCCTGTCCTCCCCTTCACTGGGCTTTGAGGGGATTCCGGGTCGCCGCAGAAAGAAAAGAACCAGCATTGAGACGAATGTCCGAGTGGCCCTAGAACGATCCTTCCTGACT AACCAGAAGCCCACCTCCGAGGAGATCCTGTTGATCGCTGAGCAGCTTAACATGGAGAAGGAGGTGATCCGGGTCTGGTTCTGCAACCGCCGGCAGAAAGAGAAGCGCATCAATCCCAGCAGCGCCACCCCTCCGCTGCCCAGTCAGCCCCCCGCTGCCCCGCAGACGCACAAACCGCCGTGCTATAGCCCCCACATG ATGTCCAGCCAGCTGTCCCAGGCCGTGACCAACCTCAGCAGCACAACAGCCACCACCATGTCCTCCATCTGCCCCTTGACTTCCAGCCTCACCTCTACTCACCCCTCTCTCACCTCCACCCACCCCCCTCTGAGCTCCACGCCCTCCCCAGTgacacctcctcctccccctcgcaGCACAGCCAGCCCTGCCACTCCCAGCCACAACACACTCAACCTAAACACAGG TCTGTGGCGCATGGGTAAAAAGAATGGTGACATGTCCAACTACATCACTGACTTTGCTGCAAATTTGAG GAACACTGTGATGGGAGTTAACACGGGGATGAACCACGCCCTCCTCG CTCTGGCAGCCAGTGGTGGCCAGCTGCCTCTTTCCACTCTTGAGGGCGGCAGCAAGGTGTTGCTGGGGGCCTCTGGGGGCCAAGGAGGGGCCCTCCCCTCCTCCCTCTTCCTCAACCACCCCACCCTCCTCCACATGGGCCAAAATCCCGGCGCCGGATTGGTCAGTGCCGCTGTAGCCAAAGTGTCCCAGGCCTCCCCCTTCCCTTCAGCCAGCAGCATCAGCCCCACACCCtgttccccctccccctgctctaGCCCCGCCTCTTCCTGCTCCTCCAGCGAAATGGCACACAGCCCATCCTGCCTGGGCGGGCCCAAGATCGAGTGA
- the pou2f2b gene encoding POU domain, class 2, transcription factor 2 isoform X5, producing the protein MFVPLPVPFVFQRTAPDLSAWRLKSPLALRSNSDIRMSKLVEVEKVGADSPLEATESERNGPESNHQSLKISPFPLSPNLNSSKSKMDESAEMSPGLPSSHGPTPSQTALQHTQLMLTGSQLAGDIQQLLQLQQLVLVPGHPLPSPAQFLLPQAQQGQQGLLSTPNLIPLPQQNQGSLLSAPARMGLQTQVQRDKSVDLSGSGGMTAAPSVTSHPDEPSDLEELEQFARTFKQRRIKLGFTQGDVGLAMGKLYGNDFSQTTISRFEALNLSFKNMCKLKPLLEKWLNDAETMSIDSTLPSPSSLSSPSLGFEGIPGRRRKKRTSIETNVRVALERSFLTNQKPTSEEILLIAEQLNMEKEVIRVWFCNRRQKEKRINPSSATPPLPSQPPAAPQTHKPPCYSPHMMSSQLSQAVTNLSSTTATTMSSICPLTSSLTSTHPSLTSTHPPLSSTPSPVTPPPPPRSTASPATPSHNTLNLNTGLWRMGKKNGDMSNYITDFAANLRNTVMGVNTGMNHALLGNNPLATIQALAASGGQLPLSTLEGGSKVLLGASGGQGGALPSSLFLNHPTLLHMGQNPGAGLVSAAVAKVSQASPFPSASSISPTPCSPSPCSSPASSCSSSEMAHSPSCLGGPKIE; encoded by the exons ACATCAGGATGTCGAAGCTCGTGGAGGTTGAGAAGGTCGGGGCTGACTCGCCTTTAGAGGCCACAG AGTCAGAGCGGAATGGACCCGAATCAAATCACCAG TCTCTGAAAATCAGCCCGTTCCCCCTGTCGCCAAACCTGAACAGCAGCAAG AGTAAGATGGACGAGAGTGCTGAAATGTCCCCGGGCCTCCCCTCCTCTCACGGCCCGACCCCCTCACAAACAGCTCTGCAGCACACACAGCTGATGCTGACCGGCTCCCAGCTCGCGGGG GACATCCAGCAGCTGCTGCAGCTTCAACAGCTGGTGTTGGTGCCTGGTCACCCACTTCCATCCCCAGCCCAGTTCCTCCTCCCACAGGCGCAGCAGGGCCAGCAAG GACTCTTATCGACACCAAATCTTATTCCGCTACCTCAGCAGAACCAGGGGAGCCTCCTTTCTGCTCCGGCTAGAATGGGGCTGCAGACACAG GTGCAGCGCGATAAGAGCGTGGATTTGAGCGGCAGCGGAGGCATGACCGCGGCACCCTCTGTGACCTCTCACCCCGACGAGCCCAGCGACCTGGAAGAGCTCGAACAGTTTGCTCGCACTTTTAAACAGAGACGCATCAAACTGGGCTTCACGCAG GGAGACGTGGGCTTGGCCATGGGGAAGCTCTACGGGAACGACTTCAGTCAGACCACCATCTCCCGCTTTGAGGCGCTCAACCTGAGCTTCAAGAACATGTGCAAGCTGAAGCCTCTGCTGGAGAAGTGGCTCAACGACGCAG AGACCATGTCCATCGACAGCACCCTGCCCAGTCCCAGCTCCCTGTCCTCCCCTTCACTGGGCTTTGAGGGGATTCCGGGTCGCCGCAGAAAGAAAAGAACCAGCATTGAGACGAATGTCCGAGTGGCCCTAGAACGATCCTTCCTGACT AACCAGAAGCCCACCTCCGAGGAGATCCTGTTGATCGCTGAGCAGCTTAACATGGAGAAGGAGGTGATCCGGGTCTGGTTCTGCAACCGCCGGCAGAAAGAGAAGCGCATCAATCCCAGCAGCGCCACCCCTCCGCTGCCCAGTCAGCCCCCCGCTGCCCCGCAGACGCACAAACCGCCGTGCTATAGCCCCCACATG ATGTCCAGCCAGCTGTCCCAGGCCGTGACCAACCTCAGCAGCACAACAGCCACCACCATGTCCTCCATCTGCCCCTTGACTTCCAGCCTCACCTCTACTCACCCCTCTCTCACCTCCACCCACCCCCCTCTGAGCTCCACGCCCTCCCCAGTgacacctcctcctccccctcgcaGCACAGCCAGCCCTGCCACTCCCAGCCACAACACACTCAACCTAAACACAGG TCTGTGGCGCATGGGTAAAAAGAATGGTGACATGTCCAACTACATCACTGACTTTGCTGCAAATTTGAG GAACACTGTGATGGGAGTTAACACGGGGATGAACCACGCCCTCCTCGGTAACAATCCCCTGGCAACTatccaag CTCTGGCAGCCAGTGGTGGCCAGCTGCCTCTTTCCACTCTTGAGGGCGGCAGCAAGGTGTTGCTGGGGGCCTCTGGGGGCCAAGGAGGGGCCCTCCCCTCCTCCCTCTTCCTCAACCACCCCACCCTCCTCCACATGGGCCAAAATCCCGGCGCCGGATTGGTCAGTGCCGCTGTAGCCAAAGTGTCCCAGGCCTCCCCCTTCCCTTCAGCCAGCAGCATCAGCCCCACACCCtgttccccctccccctgctctaGCCCCGCCTCTTCCTGCTCCTCCAGCGAAATGGCACACAGCCCATCCTGCCTGGGCGGGCCCAAGATCGAGTGA